In Mangrovibacterium diazotrophicum, the genomic stretch CAATTCCATTCCCTGAATATCGAAACAAAGGTGAATGTAGCCCAATTCGCCCCAAATACGGTCTCTGAAAATATGATCGGGTTTGCGCTCCAGGGCCTGCACCAACTCGATTTGGGTAGGACCTAAAATTTTGCTGAAAGGTCCGGTGCGTGGTTTGTGTTTCAACAACACACGGCGATATTTTTCGTTTCCGCCAGGCAGAACAGCAAAATCGTCGAACACGCCGGATTTATCGTAAACAACTTCACTGTACTCCAAAATATCCGCATAAACTTTTTGGGCCTCTTCAATATCCGATACACCAATCACGGTTCCGGCAACACCGCCGGTCTGCGATTTTTGCATCATGTAAATATGATGATCTTCAACCACCTCGAAAATATTGTTGTACGGATCTTTCAGGTAGTAATGTGAATTTCCTTGCGGATCCTTCGTCAACTCACTTAACAGATCTACTCCGGCGGCTTTGTGAGCAGTGTACGCTTTTGCAACGTCGTGGCACTTCATTTTGACAATGAAGATACCCGTGTCGCCCAACTTCACATCAAACACGGGAGCTTTCGGGCTGATTTGGGTATGTTGCCAAATCTCGAAACCACCTCCACCTTCCATGTTCATGGCCAATGCGGCGTAACGGTCACACTCCTGACCATTTGTATAGTGCTTCATCAACTTCGCTGTCGCGGTGTCTTCAAACACATTAATGTCCATGCCAAACACCTTTCGGTACCACTTCCAGGCCTCCCGGGCATTCACTACTCCAACACCAACTTGCTGGATGCCGCTAATATTTTTCTTCATAAAGGGTGTATTAAACGAGCTTACGCCCTAATTTTTAATGTTAGTTACCATCTTGTAGAACAGGGCCGGCAAAAAACGACGGATATGAACCATCAGCAACTCTTTCTTTCCCACAAGCACTTCTTTCCGGTTCTTTTTGATCGCCTTTACAATTTGAACAGCACATTCGTCAGCAGGCATACCGTTTGACTGCCCGTCATCCATCTTGTTGTAGGCCTCTCCGCTTTCCGTAATCGCGTTTTTCGATACGTTTGTATTCACTCTTCCCGGCGAAACAATCGTCACATCAACATGCTCATTCACCAATTCGGCACGCAAAGCTTCAAAATAGCCTTGCAAAGCATGCTTGGACGCGCTGTAGGCCGTGCGCCACGGAAAACCAAATTTACCGGTAATGCTGCTGATTACCACCAAATGACCGGAACCTTGTTGCAGCATTTGTTGCAGCACCTGTTTCGATAAAGCAATTATACTAAAAAAGTTCAGTTCCATCACCTGCCGGTCAATCGACACCGGTGTGTCTTTCGCCAGGGAACGCTGGCTGCGTCCGGCATTGTTGATCAGAAAATCAATGCGTCCGGTTTGTGCGATAACCGAATCTACCAGATTGGCAATTTCATCCGTCTTTGATAAATCAGCAGGCTGCACCCAACATTTCGACGTGTACTGAAGGCATTTTTCACGAACCTCTTCCAATTTTGCCTGGTTGCGGGCCGACAGTACCAATAAAGCTCCTTCGCGGGCAAATTCGTAAGCCAGTGCCTCTCCGATTCCCGAAGATGCACCCGTAATCCAAACAACTTTATTTTTGAGGTTTTTCATTCCTAGTTTTTTATCCGGCAACTAAAAACTCATTTCTGTGCGGAAAAAGATACCATTTTTATACGTAAAATCACTATTGCGATAGGTTC encodes the following:
- a CDS encoding VOC family protein, whose protein sequence is MKKNISGIQQVGVGVVNAREAWKWYRKVFGMDINVFEDTATAKLMKHYTNGQECDRYAALAMNMEGGGGFEIWQHTQISPKAPVFDVKLGDTGIFIVKMKCHDVAKAYTAHKAAGVDLLSELTKDPQGNSHYYLKDPYNNIFEVVEDHHIYMMQKSQTGGVAGTVIGVSDIEEAQKVYADILEYSEVVYDKSGVFDDFAVLPGGNEKYRRVLLKHKPRTGPFSKILGPTQIELVQALERKPDHIFRDRIWGELGYIHLCFDIQGMELLQKECEQKGFPFTVNSADSFDMGVAAGHFSYISDPDGTPIEFVETHKLPIIEKLGWYMNLKGRDPKKSLPDWMVKTLRFNRVKD
- a CDS encoding SDR family oxidoreductase encodes the protein MKNLKNKVVWITGASSGIGEALAYEFAREGALLVLSARNQAKLEEVREKCLQYTSKCWVQPADLSKTDEIANLVDSVIAQTGRIDFLINNAGRSQRSLAKDTPVSIDRQVMELNFFSIIALSKQVLQQMLQQGSGHLVVISSITGKFGFPWRTAYSASKHALQGYFEALRAELVNEHVDVTIVSPGRVNTNVSKNAITESGEAYNKMDDGQSNGMPADECAVQIVKAIKKNRKEVLVGKKELLMVHIRRFLPALFYKMVTNIKN